The Cinclus cinclus chromosome 18, bCinCin1.1, whole genome shotgun sequence genome has a segment encoding these proteins:
- the RBM39 gene encoding RNA-binding protein 39 isoform X2 encodes MADDIDIEAMLEAPYKKDENKLSSANGHEERSKKRKKSKSRSRSHDRKRSRSKERKRSRDRERKKSRSRERKRSRSKERRRSRSRSRDRRFRGRYRSPYSGPKFNSAIRGKIGLPHSIKLRRRSRSKSPFRKDKSPVREPIDNLTPEERDARTVFCMQLAARIRPRDLEEFFSTVGKVRDVRMISDRNSRRSKGIAYVEFVDVSSVPLAIGLTGQRVLGVPIIVQASQAEKNRAAAMANNLQKGSAGPMRLYVGSLHFNITEDMLRGIFEPFGRIESIQLMMDSETGRSKGYGFITFSDSECAKKALEQLNGFELAGRPMKVGHVTERTDASSASSFLDSDELERTGIDLGTTGRLQLMARLAEGTGLQIPPAAQQALQMSGSLAFGAVTDLQTRLSQQNEVLAAAASVQPLATQCFQLSNMFNPQTEEEAGWDTEIKDDVIEECNKHGGVIHIYVDKNSAQGNVYVKCPSIAAAIAAVSALHGRWFAGKMITAAYVPLPTYHSLFPDSMTATQLLVPVRR; translated from the exons gagaaaaaagagcaagagCCGAAGTCGAAGCCATGACAGGAAGAGGAGCAGAAGTAAGGAACGCAAACGGAGCCGAGATCGGGAACGGAAGAAGAGCAGAAGCCGGGAAAGGAAACGGAGCAGAAGCAAAGAACGCAGACGCAGCCGCTCTAGGAGTAGAGATCGCAGATTCAGAGGCCGCTATAGGAGTCCCTA TTCTGGTCCAAAATTCAACAGTGCCATCAGAGGGAAGATTGGTCTGCCTCACAGCATCAAATTAAG ACGTCGCTCCAGAAGCAAAAGTCCTTTCAGGAAAGACAAAAGCCCTGTTAG AGAACCAATTGATAATCTTACCCCTGAGGAGAGGGATGCTCGAACAGTGTTCTGCATGCAGTTGGCTGCAAGAATTCGACCAAGAGACCTAGAAGAATTTTTCTCCACAGTAGGGAAG GTTCGTGATGTGCGAATGATTTCAGATAGAAATTCCAGACGTTCAAAGGGAATTGCTTATGTTGAATTTGTTGATGTTAGTTCAGTGCCCTTGGCAATAGGACTGACTGGACAGAGAGTCCTGGGTGTACCTATTATAGTACAGGCATCACAG gcagagaaaaacagagcagcagcaatggCAAATAATCTGCAGAAGGGCAGTGCTGGTCCTATGAGACTCTATGTGGGATCATTACACTTCAACATAACTGAAGATATGCTTCGAGGAATTTTCGAGCCATTTGGCAGG ATTGAAAGTATTCAGCTCATGATGGACAGTGAAACTGGACGCTCAAAAGGATATGGATTCATTACG TTCTCAGACTCTGAGTGTGCCAAAAAGGCCCTGGAACAACTTAATGGATTTGAGCTGGCTGGGAGGCCAATGAAAGTTGGACATGTAACTGAGCGTACTGATGCTTCCAGTGCTAGCTCTTTTTTGGACAGTGATGAGTTGGAACGGACTGGAATTGACTTGGGAACAACTGGTCGCCTTCAGCTAATGGCAAGACTTGCAGAAG GTACTGGTTTGCAGATTcctccagctgcacagcaggctcTGCAGATGAGCGGGTCTTTGGCCTTTGGAGCTGTGACAG attTACAAACGAGACTTTCTCAGCAGAATGAAG ttctggctgcagctgcttctgtacAGCCACTTGCAACACAGTGCTTCCAGCTTTCCAACATGTTTAATCCTCAAAC TGAAGAAGAAGCTGGCTGGGACACAGAAATTAAGGATGATGTGATTGAGGAATGTAACAAACATGGAGGAGTTATCCACATCTACGTTGACAAAAACTCAGCTCAG GGCAATGTGTATGTCAAATGTCCCTCCATTGCTGCTGCCATCGCGGCTGTCAGTGCTTTGCATGGGAGGTGGTTTGCAG GTAAAATGATTACAGCAGCGTATGTACCTCTTCCAACATACCACAGCCTTTTCCCAGACTCTATGACTGCAACCCAACTACTGGTTCCTGTTCGACGATGA
- the RBM39 gene encoding RNA-binding protein 39 isoform X1, with the protein MADDIDIEAMLEAPYKKDENKLSSANGHEERSKKRKKSKSRSRSHDRKRSRSKERKRSRDRERKKSRSRERKRSRSKERRRSRSRSRDRRFRGRYRSPYSGPKFNSAIRGKIGLPHSIKLSRRRSRSKSPFRKDKSPVREPIDNLTPEERDARTVFCMQLAARIRPRDLEEFFSTVGKVRDVRMISDRNSRRSKGIAYVEFVDVSSVPLAIGLTGQRVLGVPIIVQASQAEKNRAAAMANNLQKGSAGPMRLYVGSLHFNITEDMLRGIFEPFGRIESIQLMMDSETGRSKGYGFITFSDSECAKKALEQLNGFELAGRPMKVGHVTERTDASSASSFLDSDELERTGIDLGTTGRLQLMARLAEGTGLQIPPAAQQALQMSGSLAFGAVTDLQTRLSQQNEVLAAAASVQPLATQCFQLSNMFNPQTEEEAGWDTEIKDDVIEECNKHGGVIHIYVDKNSAQGNVYVKCPSIAAAIAAVSALHGRWFAGKMITAAYVPLPTYHSLFPDSMTATQLLVPVRR; encoded by the exons gagaaaaaagagcaagagCCGAAGTCGAAGCCATGACAGGAAGAGGAGCAGAAGTAAGGAACGCAAACGGAGCCGAGATCGGGAACGGAAGAAGAGCAGAAGCCGGGAAAGGAAACGGAGCAGAAGCAAAGAACGCAGACGCAGCCGCTCTAGGAGTAGAGATCGCAGATTCAGAGGCCGCTATAGGAGTCCCTA TTCTGGTCCAAAATTCAACAGTGCCATCAGAGGGAAGATTGGTCTGCCTCACAGCATCAAATTAAG CAGACGTCGCTCCAGAAGCAAAAGTCCTTTCAGGAAAGACAAAAGCCCTGTTAG AGAACCAATTGATAATCTTACCCCTGAGGAGAGGGATGCTCGAACAGTGTTCTGCATGCAGTTGGCTGCAAGAATTCGACCAAGAGACCTAGAAGAATTTTTCTCCACAGTAGGGAAG GTTCGTGATGTGCGAATGATTTCAGATAGAAATTCCAGACGTTCAAAGGGAATTGCTTATGTTGAATTTGTTGATGTTAGTTCAGTGCCCTTGGCAATAGGACTGACTGGACAGAGAGTCCTGGGTGTACCTATTATAGTACAGGCATCACAG gcagagaaaaacagagcagcagcaatggCAAATAATCTGCAGAAGGGCAGTGCTGGTCCTATGAGACTCTATGTGGGATCATTACACTTCAACATAACTGAAGATATGCTTCGAGGAATTTTCGAGCCATTTGGCAGG ATTGAAAGTATTCAGCTCATGATGGACAGTGAAACTGGACGCTCAAAAGGATATGGATTCATTACG TTCTCAGACTCTGAGTGTGCCAAAAAGGCCCTGGAACAACTTAATGGATTTGAGCTGGCTGGGAGGCCAATGAAAGTTGGACATGTAACTGAGCGTACTGATGCTTCCAGTGCTAGCTCTTTTTTGGACAGTGATGAGTTGGAACGGACTGGAATTGACTTGGGAACAACTGGTCGCCTTCAGCTAATGGCAAGACTTGCAGAAG GTACTGGTTTGCAGATTcctccagctgcacagcaggctcTGCAGATGAGCGGGTCTTTGGCCTTTGGAGCTGTGACAG attTACAAACGAGACTTTCTCAGCAGAATGAAG ttctggctgcagctgcttctgtacAGCCACTTGCAACACAGTGCTTCCAGCTTTCCAACATGTTTAATCCTCAAAC TGAAGAAGAAGCTGGCTGGGACACAGAAATTAAGGATGATGTGATTGAGGAATGTAACAAACATGGAGGAGTTATCCACATCTACGTTGACAAAAACTCAGCTCAG GGCAATGTGTATGTCAAATGTCCCTCCATTGCTGCTGCCATCGCGGCTGTCAGTGCTTTGCATGGGAGGTGGTTTGCAG GTAAAATGATTACAGCAGCGTATGTACCTCTTCCAACATACCACAGCCTTTTCCCAGACTCTATGACTGCAACCCAACTACTGGTTCCTGTTCGACGATGA
- the RBM39 gene encoding RNA-binding protein 39 isoform X4: MADDIDIEAMLEAPYKKDENKLSSANGHEERSKKRKKSKSRSRSHDRKRSRSKERKRSRDRERKKSRSRERKRSRSKERRRSRSRSRDRRFRGRYRSPYRRRSRSKSPFRKDKSPVREPIDNLTPEERDARTVFCMQLAARIRPRDLEEFFSTVGKVRDVRMISDRNSRRSKGIAYVEFVDVSSVPLAIGLTGQRVLGVPIIVQASQAEKNRAAAMANNLQKGSAGPMRLYVGSLHFNITEDMLRGIFEPFGRIESIQLMMDSETGRSKGYGFITFSDSECAKKALEQLNGFELAGRPMKVGHVTERTDASSASSFLDSDELERTGIDLGTTGRLQLMARLAEGTGLQIPPAAQQALQMSGSLAFGAVTDLQTRLSQQNEVLAAAASVQPLATQCFQLSNMFNPQTEEEAGWDTEIKDDVIEECNKHGGVIHIYVDKNSAQGNVYVKCPSIAAAIAAVSALHGRWFAGKMITAAYVPLPTYHSLFPDSMTATQLLVPVRR; the protein is encoded by the exons gagaaaaaagagcaagagCCGAAGTCGAAGCCATGACAGGAAGAGGAGCAGAAGTAAGGAACGCAAACGGAGCCGAGATCGGGAACGGAAGAAGAGCAGAAGCCGGGAAAGGAAACGGAGCAGAAGCAAAGAACGCAGACGCAGCCGCTCTAGGAGTAGAGATCGCAGATTCAGAGGCCGCTATAGGAGTCCCTA CAGACGTCGCTCCAGAAGCAAAAGTCCTTTCAGGAAAGACAAAAGCCCTGTTAG AGAACCAATTGATAATCTTACCCCTGAGGAGAGGGATGCTCGAACAGTGTTCTGCATGCAGTTGGCTGCAAGAATTCGACCAAGAGACCTAGAAGAATTTTTCTCCACAGTAGGGAAG GTTCGTGATGTGCGAATGATTTCAGATAGAAATTCCAGACGTTCAAAGGGAATTGCTTATGTTGAATTTGTTGATGTTAGTTCAGTGCCCTTGGCAATAGGACTGACTGGACAGAGAGTCCTGGGTGTACCTATTATAGTACAGGCATCACAG gcagagaaaaacagagcagcagcaatggCAAATAATCTGCAGAAGGGCAGTGCTGGTCCTATGAGACTCTATGTGGGATCATTACACTTCAACATAACTGAAGATATGCTTCGAGGAATTTTCGAGCCATTTGGCAGG ATTGAAAGTATTCAGCTCATGATGGACAGTGAAACTGGACGCTCAAAAGGATATGGATTCATTACG TTCTCAGACTCTGAGTGTGCCAAAAAGGCCCTGGAACAACTTAATGGATTTGAGCTGGCTGGGAGGCCAATGAAAGTTGGACATGTAACTGAGCGTACTGATGCTTCCAGTGCTAGCTCTTTTTTGGACAGTGATGAGTTGGAACGGACTGGAATTGACTTGGGAACAACTGGTCGCCTTCAGCTAATGGCAAGACTTGCAGAAG GTACTGGTTTGCAGATTcctccagctgcacagcaggctcTGCAGATGAGCGGGTCTTTGGCCTTTGGAGCTGTGACAG attTACAAACGAGACTTTCTCAGCAGAATGAAG ttctggctgcagctgcttctgtacAGCCACTTGCAACACAGTGCTTCCAGCTTTCCAACATGTTTAATCCTCAAAC TGAAGAAGAAGCTGGCTGGGACACAGAAATTAAGGATGATGTGATTGAGGAATGTAACAAACATGGAGGAGTTATCCACATCTACGTTGACAAAAACTCAGCTCAG GGCAATGTGTATGTCAAATGTCCCTCCATTGCTGCTGCCATCGCGGCTGTCAGTGCTTTGCATGGGAGGTGGTTTGCAG GTAAAATGATTACAGCAGCGTATGTACCTCTTCCAACATACCACAGCCTTTTCCCAGACTCTATGACTGCAACCCAACTACTGGTTCCTGTTCGACGATGA
- the RBM39 gene encoding RNA-binding protein 39 isoform X3, protein MADDIDIEAMLEAPYKKDENKLSSANGHEERSKKRKKSKSRSRSHDRKRSRSKERKRSRDRERKKSRSRERKRSRSKERRRSRSRSRDRRFRGRYRSPYSGPKFNSAIRGKIGLPHSIKLSRRRSRSKSPFRKDKSPVREPIDNLTPEERDARTVFCMQLAARIRPRDLEEFFSTVGKVRDVRMISDRNSRRSKGIAYVEFVDVSSVPLAIGLTGQRVLGVPIIVQASQAEKNRAAAMANNLQKGSAGPMRLYVGSLHFNITEDMLRGIFEPFGRIESIQLMMDSETGRSKGYGFITFSDSECAKKALEQLNGFELAGRPMKVGHVTERTDASSASSFLDSDELERTGIDLGTTGRLQLMARLAEGTGLQIPPAAQQALQMSGSLAFGAVTVLAAAASVQPLATQCFQLSNMFNPQTEEEAGWDTEIKDDVIEECNKHGGVIHIYVDKNSAQGNVYVKCPSIAAAIAAVSALHGRWFAGKMITAAYVPLPTYHSLFPDSMTATQLLVPVRR, encoded by the exons gagaaaaaagagcaagagCCGAAGTCGAAGCCATGACAGGAAGAGGAGCAGAAGTAAGGAACGCAAACGGAGCCGAGATCGGGAACGGAAGAAGAGCAGAAGCCGGGAAAGGAAACGGAGCAGAAGCAAAGAACGCAGACGCAGCCGCTCTAGGAGTAGAGATCGCAGATTCAGAGGCCGCTATAGGAGTCCCTA TTCTGGTCCAAAATTCAACAGTGCCATCAGAGGGAAGATTGGTCTGCCTCACAGCATCAAATTAAG CAGACGTCGCTCCAGAAGCAAAAGTCCTTTCAGGAAAGACAAAAGCCCTGTTAG AGAACCAATTGATAATCTTACCCCTGAGGAGAGGGATGCTCGAACAGTGTTCTGCATGCAGTTGGCTGCAAGAATTCGACCAAGAGACCTAGAAGAATTTTTCTCCACAGTAGGGAAG GTTCGTGATGTGCGAATGATTTCAGATAGAAATTCCAGACGTTCAAAGGGAATTGCTTATGTTGAATTTGTTGATGTTAGTTCAGTGCCCTTGGCAATAGGACTGACTGGACAGAGAGTCCTGGGTGTACCTATTATAGTACAGGCATCACAG gcagagaaaaacagagcagcagcaatggCAAATAATCTGCAGAAGGGCAGTGCTGGTCCTATGAGACTCTATGTGGGATCATTACACTTCAACATAACTGAAGATATGCTTCGAGGAATTTTCGAGCCATTTGGCAGG ATTGAAAGTATTCAGCTCATGATGGACAGTGAAACTGGACGCTCAAAAGGATATGGATTCATTACG TTCTCAGACTCTGAGTGTGCCAAAAAGGCCCTGGAACAACTTAATGGATTTGAGCTGGCTGGGAGGCCAATGAAAGTTGGACATGTAACTGAGCGTACTGATGCTTCCAGTGCTAGCTCTTTTTTGGACAGTGATGAGTTGGAACGGACTGGAATTGACTTGGGAACAACTGGTCGCCTTCAGCTAATGGCAAGACTTGCAGAAG GTACTGGTTTGCAGATTcctccagctgcacagcaggctcTGCAGATGAGCGGGTCTTTGGCCTTTGGAGCTGTGACAG ttctggctgcagctgcttctgtacAGCCACTTGCAACACAGTGCTTCCAGCTTTCCAACATGTTTAATCCTCAAAC TGAAGAAGAAGCTGGCTGGGACACAGAAATTAAGGATGATGTGATTGAGGAATGTAACAAACATGGAGGAGTTATCCACATCTACGTTGACAAAAACTCAGCTCAG GGCAATGTGTATGTCAAATGTCCCTCCATTGCTGCTGCCATCGCGGCTGTCAGTGCTTTGCATGGGAGGTGGTTTGCAG GTAAAATGATTACAGCAGCGTATGTACCTCTTCCAACATACCACAGCCTTTTCCCAGACTCTATGACTGCAACCCAACTACTGGTTCCTGTTCGACGATGA
- the RBM39 gene encoding RNA-binding protein 39 isoform X5: MENQSPVHSIQSVQQCLCAWWRYRKNINSSGPKFNSAIRGKIGLPHSIKLSRRRSRSKSPFRKDKSPVREPIDNLTPEERDARTVFCMQLAARIRPRDLEEFFSTVGKVRDVRMISDRNSRRSKGIAYVEFVDVSSVPLAIGLTGQRVLGVPIIVQASQAEKNRAAAMANNLQKGSAGPMRLYVGSLHFNITEDMLRGIFEPFGRIESIQLMMDSETGRSKGYGFITFSDSECAKKALEQLNGFELAGRPMKVGHVTERTDASSASSFLDSDELERTGIDLGTTGRLQLMARLAEGTGLQIPPAAQQALQMSGSLAFGAVTDLQTRLSQQNEVLAAAASVQPLATQCFQLSNMFNPQTEEEAGWDTEIKDDVIEECNKHGGVIHIYVDKNSAQGNVYVKCPSIAAAIAAVSALHGRWFAGKMITAAYVPLPTYHSLFPDSMTATQLLVPVRR; encoded by the exons ATGGAAAACCAAAGCCCAGTGCACAGTATTCAGTCTGTGCAGCAGTGCCTCTGCGCTTGGTGGAGATACAGGAAGAATATTAACAG TTCTGGTCCAAAATTCAACAGTGCCATCAGAGGGAAGATTGGTCTGCCTCACAGCATCAAATTAAG CAGACGTCGCTCCAGAAGCAAAAGTCCTTTCAGGAAAGACAAAAGCCCTGTTAG AGAACCAATTGATAATCTTACCCCTGAGGAGAGGGATGCTCGAACAGTGTTCTGCATGCAGTTGGCTGCAAGAATTCGACCAAGAGACCTAGAAGAATTTTTCTCCACAGTAGGGAAG GTTCGTGATGTGCGAATGATTTCAGATAGAAATTCCAGACGTTCAAAGGGAATTGCTTATGTTGAATTTGTTGATGTTAGTTCAGTGCCCTTGGCAATAGGACTGACTGGACAGAGAGTCCTGGGTGTACCTATTATAGTACAGGCATCACAG gcagagaaaaacagagcagcagcaatggCAAATAATCTGCAGAAGGGCAGTGCTGGTCCTATGAGACTCTATGTGGGATCATTACACTTCAACATAACTGAAGATATGCTTCGAGGAATTTTCGAGCCATTTGGCAGG ATTGAAAGTATTCAGCTCATGATGGACAGTGAAACTGGACGCTCAAAAGGATATGGATTCATTACG TTCTCAGACTCTGAGTGTGCCAAAAAGGCCCTGGAACAACTTAATGGATTTGAGCTGGCTGGGAGGCCAATGAAAGTTGGACATGTAACTGAGCGTACTGATGCTTCCAGTGCTAGCTCTTTTTTGGACAGTGATGAGTTGGAACGGACTGGAATTGACTTGGGAACAACTGGTCGCCTTCAGCTAATGGCAAGACTTGCAGAAG GTACTGGTTTGCAGATTcctccagctgcacagcaggctcTGCAGATGAGCGGGTCTTTGGCCTTTGGAGCTGTGACAG attTACAAACGAGACTTTCTCAGCAGAATGAAG ttctggctgcagctgcttctgtacAGCCACTTGCAACACAGTGCTTCCAGCTTTCCAACATGTTTAATCCTCAAAC TGAAGAAGAAGCTGGCTGGGACACAGAAATTAAGGATGATGTGATTGAGGAATGTAACAAACATGGAGGAGTTATCCACATCTACGTTGACAAAAACTCAGCTCAG GGCAATGTGTATGTCAAATGTCCCTCCATTGCTGCTGCCATCGCGGCTGTCAGTGCTTTGCATGGGAGGTGGTTTGCAG GTAAAATGATTACAGCAGCGTATGTACCTCTTCCAACATACCACAGCCTTTTCCCAGACTCTATGACTGCAACCCAACTACTGGTTCCTGTTCGACGATGA
- the RBM39 gene encoding RNA-binding protein 39 isoform X6: MENQSPVHSIQSVQQCLCAWWRYRKNINSSGPKFNSAIRGKIGLPHSIKLRRRSRSKSPFRKDKSPVREPIDNLTPEERDARTVFCMQLAARIRPRDLEEFFSTVGKVRDVRMISDRNSRRSKGIAYVEFVDVSSVPLAIGLTGQRVLGVPIIVQASQAEKNRAAAMANNLQKGSAGPMRLYVGSLHFNITEDMLRGIFEPFGRIESIQLMMDSETGRSKGYGFITFSDSECAKKALEQLNGFELAGRPMKVGHVTERTDASSASSFLDSDELERTGIDLGTTGRLQLMARLAEGTGLQIPPAAQQALQMSGSLAFGAVTDLQTRLSQQNEVLAAAASVQPLATQCFQLSNMFNPQTEEEAGWDTEIKDDVIEECNKHGGVIHIYVDKNSAQGNVYVKCPSIAAAIAAVSALHGRWFAGKMITAAYVPLPTYHSLFPDSMTATQLLVPVRR; encoded by the exons ATGGAAAACCAAAGCCCAGTGCACAGTATTCAGTCTGTGCAGCAGTGCCTCTGCGCTTGGTGGAGATACAGGAAGAATATTAACAG TTCTGGTCCAAAATTCAACAGTGCCATCAGAGGGAAGATTGGTCTGCCTCACAGCATCAAATTAAG ACGTCGCTCCAGAAGCAAAAGTCCTTTCAGGAAAGACAAAAGCCCTGTTAG AGAACCAATTGATAATCTTACCCCTGAGGAGAGGGATGCTCGAACAGTGTTCTGCATGCAGTTGGCTGCAAGAATTCGACCAAGAGACCTAGAAGAATTTTTCTCCACAGTAGGGAAG GTTCGTGATGTGCGAATGATTTCAGATAGAAATTCCAGACGTTCAAAGGGAATTGCTTATGTTGAATTTGTTGATGTTAGTTCAGTGCCCTTGGCAATAGGACTGACTGGACAGAGAGTCCTGGGTGTACCTATTATAGTACAGGCATCACAG gcagagaaaaacagagcagcagcaatggCAAATAATCTGCAGAAGGGCAGTGCTGGTCCTATGAGACTCTATGTGGGATCATTACACTTCAACATAACTGAAGATATGCTTCGAGGAATTTTCGAGCCATTTGGCAGG ATTGAAAGTATTCAGCTCATGATGGACAGTGAAACTGGACGCTCAAAAGGATATGGATTCATTACG TTCTCAGACTCTGAGTGTGCCAAAAAGGCCCTGGAACAACTTAATGGATTTGAGCTGGCTGGGAGGCCAATGAAAGTTGGACATGTAACTGAGCGTACTGATGCTTCCAGTGCTAGCTCTTTTTTGGACAGTGATGAGTTGGAACGGACTGGAATTGACTTGGGAACAACTGGTCGCCTTCAGCTAATGGCAAGACTTGCAGAAG GTACTGGTTTGCAGATTcctccagctgcacagcaggctcTGCAGATGAGCGGGTCTTTGGCCTTTGGAGCTGTGACAG attTACAAACGAGACTTTCTCAGCAGAATGAAG ttctggctgcagctgcttctgtacAGCCACTTGCAACACAGTGCTTCCAGCTTTCCAACATGTTTAATCCTCAAAC TGAAGAAGAAGCTGGCTGGGACACAGAAATTAAGGATGATGTGATTGAGGAATGTAACAAACATGGAGGAGTTATCCACATCTACGTTGACAAAAACTCAGCTCAG GGCAATGTGTATGTCAAATGTCCCTCCATTGCTGCTGCCATCGCGGCTGTCAGTGCTTTGCATGGGAGGTGGTTTGCAG GTAAAATGATTACAGCAGCGTATGTACCTCTTCCAACATACCACAGCCTTTTCCCAGACTCTATGACTGCAACCCAACTACTGGTTCCTGTTCGACGATGA
- the RBM39 gene encoding RNA-binding protein 39 isoform X7 has product MQLAARIRPRDLEEFFSTVGKVRDVRMISDRNSRRSKGIAYVEFVDVSSVPLAIGLTGQRVLGVPIIVQASQAEKNRAAAMANNLQKGSAGPMRLYVGSLHFNITEDMLRGIFEPFGRIESIQLMMDSETGRSKGYGFITFSDSECAKKALEQLNGFELAGRPMKVGHVTERTDASSASSFLDSDELERTGIDLGTTGRLQLMARLAEGTGLQIPPAAQQALQMSGSLAFGAVTDLQTRLSQQNEVLAAAASVQPLATQCFQLSNMFNPQTEEEAGWDTEIKDDVIEECNKHGGVIHIYVDKNSAQGNVYVKCPSIAAAIAAVSALHGRWFAGKMITAAYVPLPTYHSLFPDSMTATQLLVPVRR; this is encoded by the exons ATGCAGTTGGCTGCAAGAATTCGACCAAGAGACCTAGAAGAATTTTTCTCCACAGTAGGGAAG GTTCGTGATGTGCGAATGATTTCAGATAGAAATTCCAGACGTTCAAAGGGAATTGCTTATGTTGAATTTGTTGATGTTAGTTCAGTGCCCTTGGCAATAGGACTGACTGGACAGAGAGTCCTGGGTGTACCTATTATAGTACAGGCATCACAG gcagagaaaaacagagcagcagcaatggCAAATAATCTGCAGAAGGGCAGTGCTGGTCCTATGAGACTCTATGTGGGATCATTACACTTCAACATAACTGAAGATATGCTTCGAGGAATTTTCGAGCCATTTGGCAGG ATTGAAAGTATTCAGCTCATGATGGACAGTGAAACTGGACGCTCAAAAGGATATGGATTCATTACG TTCTCAGACTCTGAGTGTGCCAAAAAGGCCCTGGAACAACTTAATGGATTTGAGCTGGCTGGGAGGCCAATGAAAGTTGGACATGTAACTGAGCGTACTGATGCTTCCAGTGCTAGCTCTTTTTTGGACAGTGATGAGTTGGAACGGACTGGAATTGACTTGGGAACAACTGGTCGCCTTCAGCTAATGGCAAGACTTGCAGAAG GTACTGGTTTGCAGATTcctccagctgcacagcaggctcTGCAGATGAGCGGGTCTTTGGCCTTTGGAGCTGTGACAG attTACAAACGAGACTTTCTCAGCAGAATGAAG ttctggctgcagctgcttctgtacAGCCACTTGCAACACAGTGCTTCCAGCTTTCCAACATGTTTAATCCTCAAAC TGAAGAAGAAGCTGGCTGGGACACAGAAATTAAGGATGATGTGATTGAGGAATGTAACAAACATGGAGGAGTTATCCACATCTACGTTGACAAAAACTCAGCTCAG GGCAATGTGTATGTCAAATGTCCCTCCATTGCTGCTGCCATCGCGGCTGTCAGTGCTTTGCATGGGAGGTGGTTTGCAG GTAAAATGATTACAGCAGCGTATGTACCTCTTCCAACATACCACAGCCTTTTCCCAGACTCTATGACTGCAACCCAACTACTGGTTCCTGTTCGACGATGA
- the ROMO1 gene encoding reactive oxygen species modulator 1, with protein sequence MPVTVGPYGQSQPSCFDRIKMGFMMGFAVGMAAGALFGTFSCLRIGMRGRELMGGVGKTMMQSGGTFGTFMAIGMGIRC encoded by the exons ATGCCTGTGACCGTGGGCCCGTATGGGCAGTCGCAGCCCAGCTGCTTTGACAGAATAAAGATGGGTTTCATGATGGGCTTTGCAGTGGGCatggctgcaggagcactgTTCGGCACATTTTCCTGCCTCAG GATTGGCATGAGAGGACGAGAGCTGATGGGTGGAGTTGGCAAAACGATGATGCAAAGCGGtgggacatttgggacattcATGGCCATTGGTATGGGAATACGCTGCTAA